In the Campylobacter showae genome, one interval contains:
- a CDS encoding TRAP transporter large permease has product MTIAFLFISLFGLMLIGVPVAVSLGASTVLTMLLFTSLDVAEVPQRIFDGINKFPLMAIPMFILAGNLLSKGGSARRIIDFAKSMVGHLPGGLPMSSIFACVIFAAVSGSSPATVVAIGSIMFAAIKEAGYPKEYAVGGITTAGSLGILIPPSVVMIVYGVTSNASIAELFMAGVVPGLMLGGMMIAQTYIGAKRLGFKATTPEPWSERIKKFFRAFWALLIVVVVIGGIYGGIFTPTEAAAASAIYALIISLFVYKDIKFKDLWDICLESAITTAMIFFIIANAVVFAYLLTSENIPQTIADSILAANIGKIGFLIIVNILLFIMGQFMEPSSVVMIMVPLLLPIATALGVDPVHFGILLIVNMEIGMITPPVGLNLFVASGLTGMNLKDVIVSCLPWTLTLFVGLILVTYIPEISLWLPRLMYGG; this is encoded by the coding sequence ATGACCATCGCATTTTTATTTATCTCGCTGTTTGGGCTCATGCTAATAGGCGTTCCCGTCGCCGTTTCGCTGGGAGCTAGTACGGTTTTAACGATGCTGCTCTTTACCAGCTTAGATGTTGCGGAGGTGCCTCAGCGTATTTTTGACGGTATCAATAAATTTCCTCTCATGGCGATCCCGATGTTTATCCTGGCCGGAAATTTACTGAGCAAGGGCGGCTCTGCTAGACGCATTATAGATTTTGCTAAATCCATGGTCGGACACCTGCCGGGCGGCCTGCCGATGAGCTCGATATTTGCGTGCGTGATATTTGCCGCGGTTTCTGGCAGCTCGCCCGCTACCGTCGTAGCTATCGGCTCTATAATGTTTGCTGCCATTAAAGAGGCCGGCTACCCTAAAGAATACGCAGTGGGCGGTATCACGACGGCAGGCTCGCTAGGTATTTTGATCCCGCCTTCGGTTGTTATGATCGTTTACGGCGTGACATCAAATGCCAGTATCGCCGAGCTCTTTATGGCGGGCGTAGTGCCGGGGCTGATGCTGGGCGGTATGATGATAGCGCAGACTTATATCGGAGCAAAAAGGCTTGGATTTAAAGCTACTACGCCCGAGCCTTGGAGCGAGCGGATAAAAAAATTCTTCAGAGCTTTTTGGGCGCTGCTAATCGTAGTAGTCGTTATCGGCGGTATCTACGGCGGCATTTTCACCCCGACCGAGGCTGCGGCGGCGAGCGCGATATATGCGCTGATTATTTCGCTATTTGTTTATAAAGATATCAAATTTAAAGACCTGTGGGACATCTGTCTAGAGTCTGCGATCACGACGGCGATGATATTTTTCATCATCGCAAACGCGGTCGTGTTTGCGTATCTGCTAACTAGCGAAAACATCCCGCAAACGATAGCTGATAGCATCCTAGCCGCAAATATCGGCAAGATCGGCTTTTTAATCATCGTAAACATCCTGCTTTTCATCATGGGACAGTTTATGGAGCCTTCATCGGTCGTGATGATCATGGTGCCGCTGCTACTACCGATCGCGACTGCGCTAGGCGTGGATCCGGTGCACTTCGGTATCCTGCTCATCGTAAACATGGAAATCGGCATGATCACGCCGCCGGTCGGGTTAAATTTATTCGTCGCCAGCGGCCTAACCGGCATGAATCTAAAAGACGTCATCGTCTCATGCTTGCCGTGGACATTGACGCTATTTGTCGGACTCATCCTGGTGACATACATCCCGGAAATCTCGCTTTGGCTACCGAGGCTGATGTACGGAGGCTGA
- a CDS encoding TRAP transporter small permease, with amino-acid sequence MGKFFEILDVGIASVNKTVAVLGIAAGTLLAFVNVVMRYCFNTGWSWAGELTNYLFIWSAFFAAAYGFRKGIHISVTILIERFPPIIAKAYLILANLITTVFLMFIVVYSVQYLQVLIELDSMSVDLGVPEWVPMLVVPIAFLGASYRAGEKIFQIAMTPADKVIVNNEAEMIRDSVKKS; translated from the coding sequence ATGGGTAAATTTTTTGAGATTTTAGATGTCGGCATTGCCTCGGTAAACAAAACCGTAGCGGTGCTAGGCATCGCCGCAGGCACGCTGCTAGCCTTTGTTAACGTAGTGATGAGATACTGCTTTAACACAGGCTGGTCGTGGGCCGGCGAGCTAACGAACTATCTTTTTATCTGGTCGGCGTTTTTCGCCGCCGCATACGGCTTTAGAAAAGGCATACATATCTCGGTTACGATTTTGATCGAGAGATTTCCGCCCATCATCGCCAAGGCATACCTTATCTTGGCAAACTTAATAACGACGGTATTTTTGATGTTTATCGTAGTTTATAGCGTGCAGTATCTACAGGTGTTGATCGAGCTTGATTCCATGAGCGTGGATCTAGGCGTGCCGGAATGGGTACCAATGCTGGTGGTTCCGATCGCTTTTTTAGGAGCCAGCTACCGCGCCGGAGAGAAAATTTTCCAGATCGCTATGACGCCGGCCGATAAAGTCATCGTAAATAACGAAGCCGAGATGATACGCGACTCGGTCAAGAAAAGCTAA
- a CDS encoding DctP family TRAP transporter solute-binding subunit produces the protein MKIKLLSALLLSCALAGSAFAAGKTYTIKFAHVVAASTPKGKAADFFAKRVGELSGGAIKVEVYPAASLMDDDRVFAALKLGNVQMAAPSFSKFTPIVPQFQLFDLPFIFRDNAHLYAVQDGEVGQALKDMIAKKGFIALDFWDAGFKHFSSSKKPIVEPADAKGQKFRIQSSKVLEEQIKVVGGNPQVLPFSEVYPALQQGVVDATENPLSNFYNSKFYEAQSSLTLSGHGYLGYLVVMSEKFWKGLPDDMKAHVTKALKEATAYEREETAKEEEHILSELKKFASESKKLEIIELNADQKGKWAEAMKPIYPNFYNVIGQDLVEKTINTK, from the coding sequence ATGAAAATTAAGTTACTTTCCGCACTGCTTCTTTCTTGCGCGCTTGCTGGCAGCGCGTTTGCCGCAGGCAAAACATACACGATCAAATTTGCCCACGTCGTGGCCGCCTCTACGCCAAAAGGCAAGGCTGCAGACTTTTTTGCCAAACGAGTCGGCGAGCTTAGCGGCGGAGCGATCAAGGTCGAGGTATATCCTGCCGCATCGCTAATGGACGACGATAGAGTTTTTGCCGCGCTAAAGCTTGGCAACGTACAGATGGCCGCGCCTAGTTTTTCTAAATTTACGCCGATAGTGCCGCAGTTTCAACTATTTGACCTGCCATTTATCTTTAGAGATAACGCCCATCTTTACGCTGTTCAAGACGGCGAAGTTGGACAAGCCCTAAAAGATATGATCGCTAAAAAAGGCTTCATCGCGCTTGATTTTTGGGATGCGGGATTTAAGCACTTTAGCTCGAGCAAAAAACCAATCGTAGAGCCTGCGGACGCTAAGGGACAAAAATTCCGCATCCAAAGCTCAAAAGTGCTTGAAGAGCAGATCAAAGTCGTGGGCGGCAACCCGCAAGTATTGCCGTTTTCAGAGGTTTATCCGGCTCTTCAACAAGGCGTAGTCGATGCGACGGAAAACCCGCTTTCAAATTTCTATAACTCCAAATTTTACGAGGCGCAAAGCTCTTTAACGCTATCAGGCCACGGATATTTGGGATATTTAGTCGTTATGAGCGAGAAATTTTGGAAAGGTTTGCCCGATGACATGAAGGCTCACGTAACGAAGGCTCTAAAAGAGGCTACGGCTTACGAGCGCGAAGAGACGGCTAAGGAAGAAGAGCATATTTTAAGCGAGCTTAAAAAATTCGCAAGCGAGAGCAAAAAGCTTGAGATCATCGAGCTAAATGCCGATCAAAAGGGCAAATGGGCAGAGGCTATGAAGCCGATTTATCCGAACTTCTACAACGTAATCGGTCAAGACCTGGTAGAAAAAACGATAAATACGAAGTAG